In Synechococcus sp. KORDI-52, one genomic interval encodes:
- the gyrB gene encoding DNA topoisomerase (ATP-hydrolyzing) subunit B, with protein sequence MSDASKVQNAYGAEQIQVLEGLEPVRKRPGMYIGSTGPRGLHHLVYEVVDNSVDEALAGHCDRIVVVLGEDGSASVSDNGRGIPTDVHPRTGKSALETVLTVLHAGGKFGAGGYKVSGGLHGVGVSVVNALSEWVQVTVRRQGQIHRQRFERGAAIGALASESQPSEESGETGTTVCFKPDLDIFTGGIVFDYATLSARLRELAYLNGGVRIVFRDERESARDEEGQPHEETYFYEGGIKEYVSYMNKEKDALHPDIIYVNSEKDGVQVEAALQWCSDAYSDSILGFANNIRTVDGGTHIEGLKTVLTRTLNAFAKKLGKRKESDSNLAGENIREGLTAVLSVKVPEPEFEGQTKTKLGNTEVRGIVDNLVGEALSQFLEFNPSVIGLILEKAIQAFNAAEAARRARELVRRKSVLESSTLPGKLADCSSRDPGESEIYIVEGDSAGGSAKQGRDRRFQAILPLRGKILNIEKTDDAKIYKNTEIQALITALGLGIKGEDFDVKNLRYHRVVIMTDADVDGAHIRTLLLTFFYRYQKELVEGGYIYIACPPLYKVERGKNHTYCYNEGDLQKTLEGFGEKANYTIQRFKGLGEMMPKQLWETTMDPTTRTMKRVEIEDALEADRIFTILMGDKVAPRREFIETHSAELDMAALDI encoded by the coding sequence ATGAGCGACGCTTCCAAGGTCCAGAACGCCTACGGCGCTGAGCAGATTCAGGTGCTGGAAGGGCTTGAGCCCGTTCGCAAGCGCCCCGGCATGTACATCGGCTCCACCGGGCCGCGGGGCTTGCACCATCTGGTGTACGAGGTCGTTGACAACTCGGTTGATGAGGCCCTGGCTGGCCATTGCGATCGGATCGTGGTGGTGCTCGGCGAAGACGGCTCCGCCTCGGTGAGCGATAACGGTCGCGGCATTCCCACGGATGTGCACCCCCGCACCGGCAAGAGCGCCCTGGAGACGGTGCTCACCGTGCTGCATGCGGGCGGCAAATTCGGCGCCGGGGGGTACAAGGTCTCCGGCGGTCTGCACGGCGTCGGCGTGTCCGTGGTGAATGCGCTGAGCGAATGGGTGCAGGTGACGGTGCGCCGTCAGGGTCAGATCCATCGCCAGCGCTTTGAGCGTGGTGCGGCCATCGGGGCGCTCGCCTCGGAGTCGCAACCTTCAGAGGAGTCCGGTGAAACCGGCACCACCGTCTGCTTCAAGCCCGACCTCGACATTTTCACCGGCGGCATCGTTTTTGATTACGCCACCCTCTCGGCCCGTCTAAGGGAACTGGCCTACCTCAATGGCGGCGTGCGGATCGTGTTCCGCGATGAGCGGGAGTCGGCCAGGGATGAGGAGGGTCAGCCCCATGAGGAGACTTACTTCTACGAAGGTGGCATCAAGGAATACGTCTCCTACATGAACAAGGAGAAGGACGCCCTTCATCCCGACATCATCTATGTCAATTCGGAGAAGGATGGCGTTCAGGTGGAGGCGGCCCTGCAGTGGTGTTCCGATGCCTACTCCGACAGCATCCTTGGCTTCGCCAACAACATCCGCACCGTGGATGGCGGCACGCACATTGAAGGCCTGAAGACGGTGCTCACCCGCACCCTCAATGCCTTTGCCAAGAAGCTGGGAAAACGCAAGGAATCTGATTCCAACCTGGCGGGGGAAAACATCCGTGAGGGCCTGACGGCGGTGCTTTCGGTGAAGGTGCCGGAACCGGAATTCGAAGGTCAGACGAAGACCAAGCTCGGCAACACCGAGGTTCGGGGCATCGTCGACAACCTGGTGGGTGAAGCCCTCAGCCAGTTCCTTGAGTTCAATCCCTCCGTGATCGGTCTGATCCTGGAGAAGGCGATCCAGGCCTTCAATGCGGCGGAAGCCGCTCGCCGGGCCCGCGAACTGGTGCGGCGCAAGAGCGTGCTGGAGAGCTCAACCCTGCCTGGAAAACTGGCCGACTGCAGCTCCCGCGACCCCGGCGAATCCGAGATTTACATCGTGGAGGGCGATTCTGCTGGTGGCTCTGCCAAGCAGGGCCGTGACCGGCGCTTCCAGGCGATCCTGCCGCTGCGGGGCAAGATCCTCAACATCGAGAAAACCGACGACGCCAAGATCTACAAGAACACCGAGATCCAGGCGCTGATCACCGCCCTGGGCCTGGGGATCAAGGGCGAAGACTTCGACGTCAAGAACCTCCGCTACCACCGCGTCGTGATCATGACCGATGCGGATGTGGACGGCGCCCACATCCGCACCCTGCTGCTCACCTTCTTCTACCGCTACCAGAAGGAGCTGGTGGAGGGCGGCTACATCTACATCGCCTGTCCGCCGCTCTACAAAGTGGAGCGCGGCAAGAACCATACCTATTGCTACAACGAGGGCGATCTGCAGAAGACCCTGGAGGGCTTCGGCGAGAAGGCCAACTACACGATCCAGCGCTTCAAGGGCCTTGGCGAAATGATGCCCAAGCAGCTCTGGGAAACCACCATGGATCCCACCACGCGCACGATGAAGCGTGTGGAGATCGAGGATGCCCTCGAGGCCGATCGCATCTTCACGATCCTGATGGGCGACAAGGTGGCGCCCCGTCGCGAATTCATCGAAACCCACAGCGCCGAGCTGGACATGGCAGCCCTCGACATTTGA
- the miaA gene encoding tRNA (adenosine(37)-N6)-dimethylallyltransferase MiaA gives MNSSNPLVITLLGPTASGKTALALEIAERLDLPVINVDSRQLYREMDIGTAKPTAEQQARVQHHLLDLRAPDQPITLQEFQAAANPCINRELEQRGIALLVGGSGLYLKALTSGLQPPAVPPQPQLRQQLTALGQDICHPLLQAADPEAAAKIAPADAVRTQRALEVLYASGQPMSRQATATPPPWRVLELGLNPANLRQRIQQRSEQLYTEGLVNETRHLSDRYGADLPLLQTIGYGEALQVITGSLSTSEAVRITSQRTRQFAKRQRTWFRRQHNPNWLPDQATVTDAMTLIQQHLR, from the coding sequence TTGAACAGCTCCAACCCCCTGGTGATCACTCTGCTCGGGCCCACCGCCAGCGGCAAGACGGCCCTGGCTCTGGAGATCGCTGAACGGCTGGATCTGCCGGTAATCAACGTGGATTCCCGCCAGCTCTATCGGGAGATGGACATCGGAACCGCCAAGCCGACGGCGGAGCAGCAAGCGCGGGTGCAGCACCATCTGCTCGATCTGCGTGCACCGGACCAGCCAATCACGCTGCAGGAGTTCCAGGCAGCGGCCAATCCCTGCATCAACCGTGAACTGGAGCAACGGGGCATCGCCCTGCTAGTGGGCGGTAGCGGGCTGTATCTCAAAGCACTCACCAGCGGCCTGCAGCCTCCGGCGGTGCCCCCCCAGCCGCAGCTGCGCCAGCAACTGACGGCCCTGGGCCAGGACATCTGCCATCCACTGCTGCAGGCCGCAGACCCCGAGGCCGCCGCCAAGATCGCCCCCGCCGATGCTGTGCGCACCCAGCGGGCCCTAGAAGTGCTCTACGCCTCCGGGCAACCGATGAGCCGCCAGGCCACGGCCACCCCTCCGCCCTGGCGGGTGCTGGAGCTGGGCCTCAATCCCGCCAATCTGCGCCAGCGGATCCAGCAACGCAGCGAGCAGCTTTACACAGAAGGGCTGGTGAACGAGACCCGACACCTGAGCGATCGCTACGGCGCTGATCTACCCCTGCTGCAGACCATCGGCTACGGCGAAGCATTGCAAGTGATCACTGGCAGCCTGAGCACCTCTGAAGCGGTGCGGATCACCAGCCAACGCACCCGCCAGTTCGCCAAACGCCAACGCACCTGGTTCCGACGTCAACACAACCCCAACTGGCTGCCGGACCAGGCAACAGTGACAGATGCGATGACGTTGATCCAGCAGCATCTAAGGTGA
- the infC gene encoding translation initiation factor IF-3: MPPRPRFDRRAPVRELPNINDRINYPQLRVVDSDGAQLGVISRDEALDVARDRELDLVLVSEKADPPVCRIMDYGKFKFEQEKKAKEAKKKSHQTEVKEVKMRYKIDQHDYDVRIGQAQRFLKAGDKVKCTVIFRGREIQHTALAETLLRRMAKDLEEKAEIQQAPKREGRNMIMFLTPRKTPLVKKEEKEQAANKAVRTIPAPPRPTAAKVSNPQG; the protein is encoded by the coding sequence ATGCCCCCACGTCCCCGTTTTGACCGTCGTGCCCCGGTTCGGGAGCTGCCCAACATCAACGACAGGATCAATTACCCCCAGTTGCGGGTAGTCGACTCAGACGGCGCTCAGCTGGGCGTGATCAGCCGGGACGAAGCCCTGGATGTGGCCCGCGACCGGGAATTGGATCTGGTGTTGGTGAGCGAAAAGGCTGACCCGCCGGTCTGCCGGATCATGGACTACGGCAAGTTCAAGTTCGAGCAAGAAAAGAAAGCCAAAGAGGCCAAGAAGAAGTCGCACCAGACCGAAGTCAAGGAGGTCAAGATGCGCTACAAGATCGATCAGCATGACTACGACGTGCGCATCGGTCAGGCCCAGCGCTTCCTCAAGGCCGGAGACAAGGTGAAGTGCACCGTGATCTTCCGAGGCAGGGAAATTCAGCACACCGCTCTGGCGGAGACCCTGCTGCGGCGCATGGCCAAAGATCTGGAGGAAAAGGCCGAAATCCAGCAGGCGCCCAAACGGGAAGGCCGCAACATGATCATGTTCCTCACCCCCCGCAAAACGCCGCTGGTGAAGAAGGAAGAAAAAGAACAAGCCGCCAATAAGGCCGTACGCACAATTCCGGCACCCCCACGGCCAACGGCCGCCAAGGTGAGCAACCCCCAGGGCTAA
- a CDS encoding dienelactone hydrolase family protein, translating into MRPPYGANCLVTIGAVSCGPVTISNSPSSRWIRLANGAVPLRCWWAELDPSVNVIGSKSSQNRVYIVLPEVFGVNAWVRGVAGRLAAQGYPALAVPLFARTAPDLELAYEPSDLAHGRRHKDATTTDQILGDVAAALAWLRGRHPQAEIHVVGFCFGGHAAFLAATLPGVTAAFDFYGAGISRMRPGGGAPSLALLPEIQARLTCVFGTADPLIPAEDRAAIQAALHKADPAGERLRCVTYDGADHGFMCEARSSFDPQASAQGWNVLLGGDPEI; encoded by the coding sequence ATGCGGCCACCATACGGAGCGAATTGCTTGGTGACAATTGGGGCTGTGTCCTGTGGACCTGTGACAATTTCCAACTCCCCGTCATCCCGTTGGATTCGGCTCGCCAATGGGGCCGTACCACTGCGCTGCTGGTGGGCGGAGCTGGACCCAAGTGTGAACGTTATTGGGTCGAAATCGTCTCAAAATCGAGTCTATATCGTGCTGCCTGAGGTCTTCGGCGTGAACGCCTGGGTGCGCGGCGTGGCGGGGCGTCTGGCCGCCCAGGGTTATCCGGCCCTCGCTGTCCCCTTGTTTGCCCGCACGGCGCCTGATTTGGAGTTGGCCTATGAACCGTCCGATCTGGCCCATGGTCGACGCCACAAGGACGCCACAACCACTGATCAAATCCTCGGTGATGTTGCTGCGGCGTTGGCCTGGCTGCGCGGCCGTCACCCGCAAGCAGAAATCCATGTGGTGGGCTTTTGCTTCGGGGGGCACGCCGCCTTTCTGGCGGCCACCCTGCCTGGCGTGACGGCCGCTTTTGATTTCTATGGCGCGGGCATCAGCCGGATGCGGCCTGGCGGTGGTGCGCCTTCCCTGGCTCTGTTGCCCGAGATCCAGGCACGCCTCACCTGCGTGTTCGGAACAGCAGATCCCCTGATCCCTGCAGAAGATCGTGCAGCGATTCAGGCAGCCCTGCACAAGGCCGATCCCGCTGGCGAACGCTTGCGCTGTGTGACCTATGACGGCGCCGACCACGGCTTCATGTGCGAAGCACGCAGCAGTTTTGATCCCCAGGCCTCAGCCCAGGGCTGGAACGTGCTCCTTGGTGGCGACCCTGAGATTTAG
- a CDS encoding GntR family transcriptional regulator, producing the protein MRFHIQQESDIPASTQLYNQICFAIAARHYPPGHRLPSTRQLAMQTGLHRNTISKVYRQLETDGVVEAMAGSGIYVRDQQKPREIKTPPHIRNRGVTDLDREVRKCVDGLLNAGCTLQQTRELLTREIDWRLRCGARVLVSTPREDIGASMLIAEELEPCLDVPVEVVPMEELESVLENSSNGTVVTSRYFLQPVEELAKKHSVRAVAVDLNDFRQELAMLKELRPGSCVGLVSISPGILRAAEVILHSMRGNELLLMTATPDVGSRLLALLRASSHVLCDRPSLPLVEQSLRQNRSQLMRMPQVHCAESYLSTDTIDLLRKEIGLQIPAAAS; encoded by the coding sequence GTGCGATTCCATATCCAACAGGAAAGCGACATTCCGGCATCGACGCAGCTCTACAACCAGATCTGTTTCGCCATCGCTGCGAGGCATTACCCGCCGGGCCATCGCTTGCCCAGCACCCGCCAGCTGGCAATGCAGACCGGATTGCACCGCAACACGATCAGCAAGGTCTACCGCCAATTGGAAACCGATGGCGTTGTGGAGGCCATGGCCGGCTCCGGCATCTACGTGCGCGACCAGCAGAAACCACGGGAAATCAAAACACCACCGCACATCCGCAATCGCGGTGTCACCGATCTCGACCGAGAAGTGCGCAAATGCGTGGATGGCCTCCTGAATGCAGGCTGCACTCTTCAGCAGACCCGGGAACTGCTGACCCGGGAGATCGACTGGCGCCTGCGCTGCGGCGCCCGCGTGCTGGTGAGCACGCCACGGGAAGACATCGGCGCCTCGATGCTGATTGCCGAGGAACTTGAACCCTGCCTCGACGTCCCCGTGGAAGTAGTGCCGATGGAGGAACTGGAGAGCGTTCTGGAGAACTCCAGCAACGGAACGGTGGTCACCAGCCGCTATTTCCTCCAACCGGTGGAGGAGCTGGCCAAAAAACACAGCGTTCGCGCGGTGGCCGTTGACCTCAACGACTTCCGCCAGGAGCTGGCCATGCTCAAGGAGCTGCGCCCCGGAAGCTGCGTGGGCCTGGTGAGCATCAGCCCCGGCATCCTGCGAGCCGCCGAAGTGATTTTGCACTCGATGCGCGGCAACGAGTTGCTGCTGATGACCGCCACACCGGATGTGGGCAGCCGCCTGCTGGCCCTGCTGCGGGCCTCCAGCCACGTGCTCTGCGATCGCCCCAGCCTGCCCCTGGTGGAGCAGAGCCTGCGCCAGAACCGCTCACAGCTGATGCGGATGCCGCAGGTGCATTGCGCCGAGAGCTACCTCAGCACCGATACGATCGACCTGCTCCGCAAGGAGATCGGCCTGCAGATCCCGGCCGCCGCCAGCTGA
- the cysE gene encoding serine O-acetyltransferase, translated as MFDHIRADLAIIRERDPAARGWLEILFCYPGFQAISLHRISHRLWTCRLPLKLAARCLSQLGRSLTGIEIHPGARIGPSVFIDHGMGVVIGETAEIGARCLLYQGVTLGGTGKEHGKRHPTLAENVVVGAGAKVLGAITIGTNTRIGAGSVVVRDVESDCTVVGIPGRVIHQSGVRINPLAHSALPDAEANVIRNLMERIDELENSVGNLQRCLREVAEGRALREVCRGEAQNLKDREILEFLGDNNG; from the coding sequence ATGTTTGATCACATCCGTGCCGACCTCGCGATCATCCGCGAGCGCGATCCGGCTGCTCGTGGCTGGCTGGAGATCCTGTTTTGTTATCCCGGCTTCCAGGCGATCAGCCTGCACCGGATCAGCCATCGCCTCTGGACCTGCCGTCTGCCCCTGAAGCTGGCCGCCCGTTGCCTCAGCCAGCTCGGCCGTTCCCTCACCGGCATTGAAATCCACCCCGGCGCCCGCATCGGCCCCAGCGTGTTCATCGACCACGGCATGGGCGTGGTGATCGGCGAAACCGCCGAAATCGGTGCCCGCTGCCTGCTTTACCAAGGGGTGACCCTGGGGGGCACGGGCAAGGAACACGGCAAACGCCACCCCACACTGGCCGAAAACGTTGTGGTGGGAGCAGGTGCCAAGGTGTTGGGGGCGATCACGATCGGCACCAACACCCGCATCGGTGCTGGATCGGTGGTGGTCCGGGATGTGGAGAGCGACTGCACGGTGGTGGGCATTCCTGGGCGCGTAATCCACCAGAGCGGTGTACGAATCAACCCCCTAGCTCACTCAGCTCTGCCGGATGCAGAAGCAAACGTGATCCGCAACCTGATGGAGAGAATCGATGAACTGGAGAACAGCGTGGGGAACCTGCAACGCTGCCTGCGGGAGGTGGCGGAGGGCCGAGCGCTGCGGGAGGTGTGCCGCGGCGAAGCCCAAAACCTCAAGGACCGCGAAATCCTGGAATTTTTAGGCGACAACAACGGATGA
- the secA gene encoding preprotein translocase subunit SecA: protein MLKLLLGDPNARKLKRYQPIVSDIQLLEEEIAPLSDDELRGKTAAFQERLANAGSLQNQRPILDEILPEAFAVVREAGKRVLGMRHFDVQLIGGMVLHEGQIAEMKTGEGKTLVATLPSYLNALTGRGVHVVTVNDYLARRDAEWMGQVHRFLGLSVGLIQQDMRPEERRRNYNCDITYATNSELGFDYLRDNMAADISEVVQREFQYCVIDEVDSILIDEARTPLIISGQVERPQEKYQQAAEVANALARAAELGKDGIDPEGDYEVDEKQRSCTLTDEGFAKAEQMLGVADLFNPQDPWAHYITNALKAKELFVKDVNYIVRDGEAVIVDEFTGRVMPGRRWSDGQHQAIEAKEALPIQPETQTLASITYQNFFLLYPRLAGMTGTAKTEEVEFEKTYKLETTIVPTNRVRARQDWADQVYKTEAAKWRAVANETAEIHKNGRPVLVGTTSVEKSELLSSLLAEQEIPHNLLNAKPENVERESEIVAQAGRAGAVTIATNMAGRGTDIILGGNSDYMARLKLREVLLGRLVKPEDDHKPPVPMQRSTAGGFADAAAPSLPRAGESLYPCSLTDDADQALGQLARDLVKAWGDRALTVIELEERIATAAEKAPTDDPQIQALREAIARVKGEYDAVVKQEESRVREAGGLHVIGTERHESRRVDNQLRGRAGRQGDPGSTRFFLSLGDNLLRIFGGDRVAGLMNAFRVEEDMPIESGMLTRSLEGAQKKVETYYYDIRKQVFEYDEVMNNQRRAVYSERRRVLDGRALKKQVIGYGERTMGEIVEAYVNPDLPPEEWDLDQLVGKVKEFIYLLEDLTPDQLQGLGMEELKAFLQEQLRNAYDLKEGQIEQQRPGLMREAERFFILQQIDTLWREHLQAMDALRESVGLRGYGQKDPLIEYKNEGYDMFLEMMTNMRRNVIYSMFMFQPASPQGQS, encoded by the coding sequence ATGCTCAAGCTCCTGCTGGGTGATCCCAATGCCCGCAAGCTGAAGCGTTACCAGCCGATCGTTTCGGACATCCAGTTGCTCGAAGAGGAGATCGCTCCGCTCTCCGACGATGAGTTACGTGGCAAAACCGCTGCCTTCCAGGAGCGTTTGGCCAATGCCGGATCGCTGCAGAACCAGCGACCGATCCTTGACGAGATCCTTCCCGAAGCCTTCGCCGTCGTTCGCGAAGCCGGCAAGCGGGTGCTGGGGATGCGTCATTTCGATGTGCAGCTGATCGGAGGCATGGTGCTGCACGAGGGACAGATCGCCGAGATGAAAACAGGAGAAGGCAAAACCCTGGTGGCGACCCTTCCCAGCTATCTCAATGCCCTTACCGGAAGGGGCGTTCATGTGGTGACGGTGAACGATTACCTGGCACGCCGCGATGCCGAATGGATGGGTCAGGTGCATCGCTTTCTCGGTCTTTCCGTTGGTCTTATCCAGCAGGACATGCGTCCTGAGGAACGCCGGCGCAACTACAACTGCGACATCACTTACGCCACAAACTCAGAGCTGGGCTTCGACTATCTGCGCGACAACATGGCCGCAGACATCTCGGAGGTGGTGCAGCGGGAGTTCCAGTACTGCGTGATCGATGAGGTCGATTCGATCCTGATCGACGAAGCTCGAACGCCACTGATCATTTCCGGTCAGGTGGAACGTCCTCAGGAGAAATATCAGCAGGCGGCCGAGGTGGCCAATGCCCTGGCTCGCGCCGCTGAGTTGGGCAAAGACGGCATCGATCCTGAAGGTGACTACGAGGTGGATGAAAAGCAGCGCAGCTGCACCCTCACCGATGAAGGCTTCGCCAAGGCCGAACAGATGCTCGGGGTGGCGGATCTGTTCAACCCCCAAGACCCCTGGGCCCACTACATCACCAACGCCCTCAAGGCCAAGGAGCTGTTCGTGAAGGATGTGAACTACATCGTGCGCGATGGCGAGGCGGTGATCGTCGATGAGTTCACCGGCCGGGTGATGCCGGGCCGCCGTTGGAGTGACGGTCAGCACCAGGCCATCGAGGCCAAGGAGGCCCTTCCGATCCAACCGGAAACGCAGACCCTCGCTTCGATCACCTACCAGAACTTCTTCCTGCTGTATCCCCGTTTGGCCGGCATGACCGGTACGGCCAAAACAGAAGAGGTGGAGTTCGAGAAGACCTACAAACTCGAAACCACTATCGTCCCCACCAATCGGGTTCGGGCCCGCCAAGACTGGGCCGATCAGGTGTACAAAACCGAAGCCGCCAAGTGGCGGGCTGTGGCCAACGAAACAGCTGAGATCCACAAGAACGGCCGGCCGGTGCTGGTGGGCACCACCTCAGTGGAGAAAAGCGAGTTGCTGAGCTCGCTGTTAGCGGAGCAGGAGATCCCCCACAACCTGCTGAACGCCAAGCCTGAGAACGTGGAGCGCGAATCGGAGATCGTGGCTCAGGCCGGTCGTGCCGGAGCCGTGACCATCGCCACCAACATGGCGGGCCGGGGCACCGACATCATCCTTGGCGGCAACAGCGACTACATGGCTCGCCTGAAGTTGCGGGAGGTGTTGCTGGGCCGTCTGGTGAAGCCGGAGGACGACCACAAGCCGCCGGTGCCGATGCAGCGCAGTACTGCTGGTGGATTCGCTGATGCAGCGGCGCCATCGCTTCCCCGCGCTGGTGAGAGCCTCTATCCCTGTTCTCTCACTGACGATGCCGATCAAGCCCTCGGCCAGCTGGCCCGCGATCTGGTCAAGGCTTGGGGTGACCGGGCCCTCACTGTGATTGAGCTGGAGGAGCGCATCGCCACTGCTGCTGAGAAAGCCCCCACCGATGACCCTCAGATTCAGGCCCTGCGTGAGGCGATCGCCCGGGTGAAGGGCGAATACGACGCGGTGGTGAAGCAGGAGGAAAGCCGAGTTCGCGAGGCCGGTGGCTTGCATGTGATCGGCACCGAACGGCATGAGTCCCGCCGGGTGGACAACCAGCTTCGGGGCCGGGCGGGTCGCCAGGGCGATCCTGGATCCACCCGCTTTTTCCTCTCGTTGGGAGACAACCTGCTGCGGATCTTCGGGGGTGACCGCGTTGCCGGTCTGATGAATGCCTTCCGTGTGGAGGAAGACATGCCGATTGAATCCGGCATGCTCACCCGATCGCTGGAGGGGGCTCAGAAGAAGGTGGAAACCTATTACTACGACATCCGCAAACAGGTGTTCGAGTACGACGAGGTCATGAACAATCAGCGACGTGCGGTGTATTCCGAGCGGCGGCGTGTGTTGGATGGACGAGCGCTCAAAAAACAGGTGATTGGTTATGGCGAGCGCACGATGGGAGAGATCGTTGAGGCTTATGTGAATCCCGACCTACCGCCCGAGGAATGGGATCTCGACCAGCTGGTGGGCAAGGTGAAGGAGTTCATCTACTTGCTGGAAGACCTCACCCCTGATCAGCTGCAGGGTCTCGGCATGGAGGAACTCAAGGCCTTCTTGCAGGAGCAACTGCGCAACGCCTACGACCTGAAGGAGGGACAGATCGAACAGCAACGCCCGGGGCTGATGCGGGAGGCCGAGCGCTTCTTCATCCTTCAGCAGATCGATACCCTCTGGCGCGAACATCTTCAGGCCATGGATGCCCTGCGTGAATCGGTGGGCCTACGTGGTTACGGCCAGAAGGATCCTTTGATCGAATACAAGAACGAGGGATACGACATGTTCCTGGAGATGATGACGAACATGCGCCGGAATGTGATTTATTCCATGTTCATGTTTCAGCCGGCGAGCCCTCAAGGGCAGTCTTGA